Below is a window of Streptomyces sp. NBC_00223 DNA.
CGCCACGGCCGGCGGCGTACGCTGTGAGGCCACCGGACGTCGTGCGCCGGGCGCGCCTCCGGAACGCTGGGGGGCACATGCCGCAGGACCGTACGCTGCACGAACGCGAGGCCGAACTCGCCGCCGCCGACGCGGCGTTGGACGACCTCACGGGACCGGGCCGGCGCCCGCGCGGCGGCCTGCTCGCGTTCGCGGGGTCCGCCGGGCTCGGCAAGACCACCCTGCTCGCCGCGGTCCGCGCCCGCGCCGCCGCCCGGGGCTGCACCGTACTGTCCGCCCGCGGCGGCGACCAGGAGCAGCAGGTCGCCTTCCACGTCGCCCGGCAACTGCTGCAACCCCGCCTCGCGGGCGCGACCGAGGCGGAACTGCGGGCCACGCTGGGCAGTTGGTACGGCATCGTCGGCCCCGCCCTCGGTCTGTGCACCGCCGACGGCGCCGCCCCCGACCCGCAGGGCCTGCGCGACGGCCTCGACTGGGCGCTCACCCATGTCGCCCTGCGCGACGCCCCTGTTGTGCTCGTACTGGACGACGCCCACTGGGCCGACCCGCAGTCGCTCAACTGGCTCGCCGCGTTCGCGCCCCGCGCCGACGAACTCCCGCTGCTGGTGATCGTCGCCTACCGGCCGGACGAACTCCCGGCCTCCGCCGAGTCGTTCCGGGGTATGCCCGGCCGCTCCGGACACCGCCCGCTGGACCTCGAACCGCTCACCGAGGGCGCGATCGGCCGTCTCGTCCGCGACTCGGTCGGCGCGCACGCGGACGACGCCTTCTGCCGCGAGTGCTGGGCCGTCACCGCCGGAAACCCCTTCGTGGCCGTCGAGTTGACCGCCAAGGTCCGCGACCGCGGCCTCGCGCCGGACGCGACCAGTACGCATCTGCTGCGGGACCTGGCCGCCGCCGTCAAGGGCGGCGGCCTGATCACCCGGCTCGAACGCCTCGGCCCCTCCACCGTCCGGCTCGCCTGGGCCGCGGCCGTACTCGGCACCGAGATATCGCCCGCGCTTGCCGCGTCCGTCGCCGGGCTCGGCAGCCAGGAGGCCGCCGACTGCGCCGACCGGCTGCGCGAGGCCCGGGTGCTCACCGGCAGCCGTACGCTGGAGTTCGTCCACCCGCTGATCGCCACGGCCGTCTACCGGGCCATCCCCGACGCCGTACGGGTGGCCCTGCACGGCCAGGCCGCCTGGTGTGTCGTGGACGCCGGGCTCGGACCCGCCGCCGCGGCCCGCCACCTGCTGGAGACCCACCCGGAGGACGACCCCTGGGTGGTCCACCAACTGCGCGCCGCCGCCCGGGAGATGCTTCGCGCGGGCGCTCCCGAGACCGCCCGCCACTACCTCGCCCGTGCGCTGCGCGAACCCCCGCCGCCCGCAGAACGGGCCGCCGTTCTCTACGAGTTGGGTTGCTCCTCGCAACTGCTCGAACCCTCCGTCACCGTCAACCGGCTGCGGGCCGCCCTCGAAGAGCCCATCGCCGACCCCGCGTTGCGCGACGGCATCGTCTTCCGGCTCTCGCAGTCGCTGGCGCACAGCGACCGGCTCAGTGAGGCCGCCGAGGTCGTCACGCACGCCGCCCGTACGGCGACCGGGGCCCGCACACGGCTGCGGATGCAGGCGGAGCAGTTCATGTGGGACGCCTTCCGGGCCGACGAACCCGACTCGCCCGGCCGTTCCCGGCGGCTGACCCGGCTCGCCGACCGCCTCTCCGGACGTGACCTCACCGAGCGGTACATCATCGGACTGCGCGCCTGGGACGCCACGTTGCGCGGCGAGCCGACCGCCACGGTGCTGCGGCACGCGGG
It encodes the following:
- a CDS encoding ATP-binding protein; its protein translation is MPQDRTLHEREAELAAADAALDDLTGPGRRPRGGLLAFAGSAGLGKTTLLAAVRARAAARGCTVLSARGGDQEQQVAFHVARQLLQPRLAGATEAELRATLGSWYGIVGPALGLCTADGAAPDPQGLRDGLDWALTHVALRDAPVVLVLDDAHWADPQSLNWLAAFAPRADELPLLVIVAYRPDELPASAESFRGMPGRSGHRPLDLEPLTEGAIGRLVRDSVGAHADDAFCRECWAVTAGNPFVAVELTAKVRDRGLAPDATSTHLLRDLAAAVKGGGLITRLERLGPSTVRLAWAAAVLGTEISPALAASVAGLGSQEAADCADRLREARVLTGSRTLEFVHPLIATAVYRAIPDAVRVALHGQAAWCVVDAGLGPAAAARHLLETHPEDDPWVVHQLRAAAREMLRAGAPETARHYLARALREPPPPAERAAVLYELGCSSQLLEPSVTVNRLRAALEEPIADPALRDGIVFRLSQSLAHSDRLSEAAEVVTHAARTATGARTRLRMQAEQFMWDAFRADEPDSPGRSRRLTRLADRLSGRDLTERYIIGLRAWDATLRGEPTATVLRHAGRALAGGLPWADENRGFEVPVLVALTYLYADRPERAEELFATGIADFERHGWRGAHLSFGYLLLGYLRYRRGRLAEAEDLARDGLRLAERVGRGTPVQWYSVAVLIQVLLARGRTGEAEALAARYAFREPFPAAVTFPDAQAVHGELLLASGRYEEAVAELSAVGRRLDARGMRNPGWCPWQLHLAQAQARADTAVGGPGRAARTALDAVARARKFGADSAVGHALWVAAEVTGGAEGLRLLAESVARLEVSPAAHQLACAQVAHGAALRASGARAEAADRLRQGLVGALSCGADGLAAQARRELALIPSPHPATDPRRP